The window ACTGCCTTTTGTCTCATTTAGGTTCTCCTTACACTTGCTCTTAATCATCCTCAAACCAATGAAAATCATTACTGTCCCAAATACTATTAAAATGAGACTCCCTGTAGTAAGGTAGCCGAAATATGCACCTAATATTGAGCCGATAACACCTGGAACGGAAAATACGACTCCCTCAAAGACTCTGACATTTCCTTTTCTCCAGTGAATGAATGAATTAATATAGGCATTTAAGCCCACTGCTAGTGCTGAAGTTCCTAAAACTAAGTGGGTCATGTTAGAATAGTTACCAAAGCTAGAAGAGTCGTTACCTAAACCAACAAAGTATAATAATAGGGGAACTGCAAGTATTGATCCACCCCCTCCTATAAGACCTAAGATAAGCCCGATAATGAAACCAGAGATAATTACGAGGATATATTGTATAAGTGTTAAGGGCAACTCGATGTACGGAATCATAATATACTTTATATCAAATAAGATAAAAAAACTTATGTTATAAAAAAGTAACAATTCGTTTACATGTATCTCTTTAACACTGACATAGGGTTAGTTATATTAGCTACTAATAGGGTTTCCTCAGGGCTATGACCAAAGGCAAAAGCTAAGAGTTGTGAGAAGTAGGCTAAAGGAATTTCTAAATCTTTTCCATATTTTTCAGCAATCTTTCTCATATTTGTCTCAATGGCTACATGACCCAATGGACAATCTGTAACTAAAACCTCTGCACCATTCCTTTTAGCCTCCTTTAATATTCTAGCCTCAAGGTGCATAGCCACCTCCACGTCAGAATACACATGAGGACCTCCACAACACATGGTCTTAGCTTCAAATGGAACAACTTCAGCTCCTATGGCCTTAAGTATCTCGTCCATAAAGAATGGTCTCTCTGGGTCGTCTTTCAGTGGAGCCATACCCGTAAGTAAATACTGCTTGGGTCTTGAATATAGGCATCCATAGTATGGAGCAACCTTTAGTCCCGTTAATGGTCTCTTAACCTTAGCCTTCACTCCCTCTATTCCTACAGTATTATATACATACTCAACTGCGTGAATCAACATGAGTTTCAGATCATACTTAACTGTGCCCATCTTCTCTAAATAATTATTAGCCTTCTCTCTGACCTTTGGATATTTTGACATGTAGTATTGAGCCCTTGATAGTGAGTAGTGACAGCCGGGACAGGCAGAAACAACTGCGTCTGCACCCATTTCTCTAGCTAAAGATAGATTCCTTGCAGGTAACAATAGACCAGCCATAGTGTTCACATTCTTAACTTCTAAAGCACCACAACAATTGTAGTCCTCAATTCTGTCTAAAGGTATTCCCAAATCTTGCGCCACTAACTTAAGTGAAACTTCATATGTCTTTCCTAAACCGTCTAGTGCACAACCTGGATAAAAGGCTATTTTACCATAGGGATTACTCATTCAGGAACCACCTCCTCTTTCATTGCTTCCTCTAATACTTCCTTGATTTTATCCCAATTTTTCACCCTATTGGGTTTTAGAACATCTCCTACTAATTTACCTTTCAACATTGCAGCACCAATGGATATTAAATCCTTTATACCCAAAGTAACCATTCCTGCCTTTGATGCAGCCATTCCCAATGTCAACTCTGATATTCTACCTCCATTTCTCATAACTGTTTCCAGGAAGAGGTCATCAAATATAGTTCCAGGATCCTTTTTAACTAAGTTATGTTTTAAAAAGTAATTATGTATGGAGTGAACGACCTCTTCTACCATGACTCCTTTAGGACATCTATGGGTACATTTTTGGCATGAGACACATCTCCACAGTGAATCCTGTAGTTGGATCAACGCTTGCTTATCACCTTTTCTCGCTAAATCAATAAACTTCCTCGGTCCAAAATCTGGGTCGTATTCTCTCATGGTACAACCTGAAGTGCATGTACCACATTGCCAACAGGCACTTATTGTAACTCCCTCTAAGGTATTTGCAACTTCGTCCCATATACTGGGGTCATAGCCAGTTTGAGTTGTTTCTACCATAAATGCGTTCCATGTTCCGTCTACTTCTACTCCATCGACTATTACTTTCTCTTTTTGAATGACTCCCTTTACTATAGGTTTTTCAGATTCAGGAATTGGCAACTTTTATCACCTTAAGAAAGGATTTTAACCCTAAGACCATGGCTGTAGTAGAAAGATGAGGAGGATAGAGACCGCCTCCCTTTCTATCCACAGCTAAAAGGGTTGCATAATCAACATAACGCACATATGCATATACCAAAAAAATAGAAGTTGAAAAATAATTATTAGTGTCCAGACCGAAAACTGACAAGATCTCTCTAAGCTCCTTCAGTGCCTCAAAATAATCATCCTTGCTGTTAAGCTTTACATTGTCCATTAATACATATGTAATTGAACCTGTGTTCTTCTTATCATTCCAGATCCACCTAGTCCATAAAGGATATTGTTCAGGCTCCAAGAAATGAATTATCTCCCTAGCCATATCCAATATATCCTCAGGTTCTTCACTTACTAGAGAGGAAAACAGCTTTAACCTCTCTGAGTAATTTAGACTTTTATCTTTCAATTTATTGTAAGCTTCCCTTATTCTACCTATTCCATTCTTTTCTAAAACATAATTAAAGTGTTTCCTAGCATAAAACACACTATCAAATAATTGCCTAACATCATTCTCAGAATTTATGTTCAATGATCTAAGGAATTTGGTCTTCTCCTCCATAGCCATTATTATCGCTTTTAATGATTCTTTCGGATTTAACTTTGCGGTGTTGGTAACCTCCTTGGCTAACATGCCATTGTATATATCTCTAACGTAATCTACGCTCAGTAACTTGCTAATGATGTATCACCTGTTGCATCTTGCCAAAATTAGACTCATCCCAAACGCCACTGGTAACGTATTGATATGCCTTTAAAGCTGCTGCATAGCCCTCAGTTATTGAGTCAGATATCCCCTTAGGACCTGTTATGGCACCAGCTAAGAATACACCTTTTCTAGTTGACTGGACGGGCAACCTGTCAGGATCAAGAGGTTTTACAAAACCGTGTTCCTCTAGCTCTAGACCTAGAACTTTAGCTACTTGCTTGGATCCTAAACCTAACTCCATTCCGTTGGCTAATATAACCATATCATAAGGTACAACTAATGCCCTGTTCAAATTCATTGTATCTTCTCCCTTTATTATTACAGTATCATTAGGACCTCTCATGAATTCCGAAATCCTACCTCTTATGAACCCAACCCTGTAATCTAATTGTGCCTTCCAATACAGCTTATCCTCCATCAGTCCATAGGTCCTTATATCCATGTAATAGATGTGGACAATTGCATCAGGTATTCTCTGCTTTATCTCCATCGCCTGTTTAATTGATATTGCACAACAGACTCTCGAGCAGTAAGTGTTCCCAACAGTGGCATCTCTGGAACCAACACATAATAATATTGCTACTCTTTTTGGAGGTGTACCTTTTGTCGTAACCAGTTTATTCTCATGGAGCATGCCCTCTATATCAGATATCTGGTATATGTTAGGAATTAATCCATACCCATACTCGTACTTTCTCCTCGAGTCAAAATGCTCAAACCCTGAGGCGGCTATTATCGCATTAACCTTCTCGGTCTTTAGGTTTCCCTTCTTATCCTTTATACTAACCTCAAATCCATCAGAAACGTTTTTCGTATTCTCAATTATACTCTCTGTTAGAACTCTTACATTACCATTCTCTTCTACACTTTTCACTAGAGGGTCAAGAACTTCAGATGCAGGTCTTAATTCAGGAAACAGAAGACTGTATTTCAACTTTTTAGGTGTACCACCAAGATAGGACTCCCTCTCCACTAATATTACATCAACTCCCATTCTACTTAATTCCTTAGCTGCTGAGAGACCTGCAGGTCCTGCTCCTACAACCAGAACCGATTTATTCACCATCTTTCCACCTTATGATATAAAGTTAAATAAAATTTTAAATAAAAACTTTTGTTATTACTTTTGTTGAAACTTATACCATTTAACCCTATCAGGAAGTGTCAGATAGAAATCAATCTTTCTATGTTTTGGATATAGGTACTGGGTTTCTTCCTTTCCTTCTCTTAAATCATGTAAGTACTGCAGGAACTTCTCTTTGTGATCATCAACTGGTACACCTATTTTCCTCAAAAATCCCTCTACATCCGTAGCATGCCAATGTATTTGGGCAATAGTATAGGGATCGGCTCCCATAGCGAGAGCAACAAATTGTGCATCAGCTAAAACTGGTAAATTATAATTAACTCCATGTGCCTTACCAACCCATTGACTCTTATCTAAGGTTGTTACACACCCTGTATCGGAGGTTACGAAAACATCTGCATGACCCTCTTCTACAGCAGGTATAACTTTTTTAAATAGAGCAAAGCTTCTGGTAAATTCCCTTTCAGTCAGAATATGTCTGAAACCAAATCCACAGCAATCCCACCATGTAGAATAATCTACTAATTTAGCGCCTAAATTCTTCACTGTACCTGAAGGAGCAGCAGGTCTTCTTCCCTGGTAAACTTCAGGGTCATATATTGTATCCTCTGGAACTAACTTGTATATATGACATGGTGTATGAACAGCAGCCTTAACTCCTTCTAGGTTATATTTCTTCTGCTGTGCAGCTTTCTTGCTCATAACATACATCCATTCAGAGTAGTGGACTACTTCTTCTGGTACAACTATGTCCATGTCTAGTTTTCTCATTATTGGTCTTAGCTTCTCTCTTATTTCACTGTGTAGTATTATCATGTTCCTCATTTCTTTATAGTGCCCAAAAGAGGTACCACAATGTATTAGAGGGAAATAGTCTGTTTCATAAGCCCTCCACATATTTCTAACATAGACACCTGCTAATGCGACAGGATTAGACGCACCAGATGCGTGATAGTTCCAACCAGTACATGAAGTCTGATGAGGTTCGTCTAAATAATCAATCTCAAGTTTATTCATGATCCAAAATACTGAGGTTGGGTAACCAGGGATATGACCACACTGACCGCAACTCTTGTGATGCCATAACTTTGTTGTTGGAATTTTTTTAGGAAGACCATTTAAGGACTGATATTCTACAGGATTATATGTGGGTTTAACGTGATGGACTAGTATCTCACCCTTATCCTCTAGCTTATATAACTCCTCCTTAACGTGCTGGAGACCATGAGGTGTACTGTACTTATAAATTATCCTCTGATAAACTTCCTCCCAATCCACCTGGTCAGCCATAGGAAATGCTTCCTTTATAGCCTCGTCAAGCTTCTTCTCCTGTTCTTTATTCATACTCATATCTGAGACACCTTTGTTATTTATAAAATATTAATAAAAATATAAAAACTTTTCCTAAAGCTGTTTTACCTAAAAAACTTGGTTCAGTTGGGAAGAGTCCGTGATTCTAGTAGCTAGGGTAGTATTTTTGAAGTAAACTGAATAAAATACTTTCAATAAAATAGGTAATAATAATTAAATCATTAAGGTATTTCTCTGTGTAGTAAGTAATCACCGCTTTAGCGCAACTTTTTAAGATAAAAAGAAATAATCTAATTATTCACTAAACTTGTTAAACTTGCACAAATTGACTGGTAAACGTAAATTAGGTCTTAAATTAAATTAAAAAAGTATTACATTTTCAAAAACAACATAAACTGTCTTTTTATTTTTTAAATTTCCTACAAGTAGATTCCAGAACCGTAAATGATATTAAGTTAATACGTACATTATAAAATTATTAAGCACACTTTGTACAGCCTTTATAAAAAATTTATTAATCACAATTTACCATATATATATAAAAGGTGACTCAAAGGTGAGCAGTCTGAGAATATATAAAGAACTCGACTTAACCAGTTCCTCATGTGCAGGACCAATTGGTGAACTCTCAGGTGTGATAGATGAGCTTCAAGATAATGAAGCTGTTAAAGTAATATTGGGAGATGAGGCGACAAAAAAGGACATAGTATTATGGGCGAAGAGAAGGGGAGTTAAGATAGTAAAGGAAGAGCAGGAAGGAAGTAAGCACATATTATTCATAACTAAATGAGGTGATACAGTTTGGCTAAAAGGATAATTGTAGCAGGAGGAAATATAGGAGGTACAATAATAGCAAATAGGCTAGCCCAAAAACTAGATCATGAACTTCATAAAGGAGAAGTGGAAATTGTAGTTTTAAACAAGAACGATGACCATATTTACTACCCAGGACAATTGTTATTATCCTACGGTCTTGAGACTCCACCAGAATTAATGAAAAAAGAGAGCGAGCTTCTTGATCATAGAATTAAGTTCGTACATGGTGAGAAAGGAACTATAACAAAGTTTGACCCAGCAAACCACTCTGTACTAACTGCAGATGGAGTTTCCCACAGCTATGACTACTTAGTTATTA is drawn from Sulfolobus acidocaldarius SUSAZ and contains these coding sequences:
- a CDS encoding disulfide reductase gives rise to the protein MSNPYGKIAFYPGCALDGLGKTYEVSLKLVAQDLGIPLDRIEDYNCCGALEVKNVNTMAGLLLPARNLSLAREMGADAVVSACPGCHYSLSRAQYYMSKYPKVREKANNYLEKMGTVKYDLKLMLIHAVEYVYNTVGIEGVKAKVKRPLTGLKVAPYYGCLYSRPKQYLLTGMAPLKDDPERPFFMDEILKAIGAEVVPFEAKTMCCGGPHVYSDVEVAMHLEARILKEAKRNGAEVLVTDCPLGHVAIETNMRKIAEKYGKDLEIPLAYFSQLLAFAFGHSPEETLLVANITNPMSVLKRYM
- a CDS encoding heterodisulfide reductase subunit C, whose product is MPIPESEKPIVKGVIQKEKVIVDGVEVDGTWNAFMVETTQTGYDPSIWDEVANTLEGVTISACWQCGTCTSGCTMREYDPDFGPRKFIDLARKGDKQALIQLQDSLWRCVSCQKCTHRCPKGVMVEEVVHSIHNYFLKHNLVKKDPGTIFDDLFLETVMRNGGRISELTLGMAASKAGMVTLGIKDLISIGAAMLKGKLVGDVLKPNRVKNWDKIKEVLEEAMKEEVVPE
- a CDS encoding heterodisulfide reductase subunit B — translated: MSMNKEQEKKLDEAIKEAFPMADQVDWEEVYQRIIYKYSTPHGLQHVKEELYKLEDKGEILVHHVKPTYNPVEYQSLNGLPKKIPTTKLWHHKSCGQCGHIPGYPTSVFWIMNKLEIDYLDEPHQTSCTGWNYHASGASNPVALAGVYVRNMWRAYETDYFPLIHCGTSFGHYKEMRNMIILHSEIREKLRPIMRKLDMDIVVPEEVVHYSEWMYVMSKKAAQQKKYNLEGVKAAVHTPCHIYKLVPEDTIYDPEVYQGRRPAAPSGTVKNLGAKLVDYSTWWDCCGFGFRHILTEREFTRSFALFKKVIPAVEEGHADVFVTSDTGCVTTLDKSQWVGKAHGVNYNLPVLADAQFVALAMGADPYTIAQIHWHATDVEGFLRKIGVPVDDHKEKFLQYLHDLREGKEETQYLYPKHRKIDFYLTLPDRVKWYKFQQK
- a CDS encoding FAD-dependent pyridine nucleotide-disulfide oxidoreductase, which translates into the protein MVNKSVLVVGAGPAGLSAAKELSRMGVDVILVERESYLGGTPKKLKYSLLFPELRPASEVLDPLVKSVEENGNVRVLTESIIENTKNVSDGFEVSIKDKKGNLKTEKVNAIIAASGFEHFDSRRKYEYGYGLIPNIYQISDIEGMLHENKLVTTKGTPPKRVAILLCVGSRDATVGNTYCSRVCCAISIKQAMEIKQRIPDAIVHIYYMDIRTYGLMEDKLYWKAQLDYRVGFIRGRISEFMRGPNDTVIIKGEDTMNLNRALVVPYDMVILANGMELGLGSKQVAKVLGLELEEHGFVKPLDPDRLPVQSTRKGVFLAGAITGPKGISDSITEGYAAALKAYQYVTSGVWDESNFGKMQQVIHH
- a CDS encoding response regulator SirA, with protein sequence MSSLRIYKELDLTSSSCAGPIGELSGVIDELQDNEAVKVILGDEATKKDIVLWAKRRGVKIVKEEQEGSKHILFITK
- a CDS encoding permease, with the translated sequence MIPYIELPLTLIQYILVIISGFIIGLILGLIGGGGSILAVPLLLYFVGLGNDSSSFGNYSNMTHLVLGTSALAVGLNAYINSFIHWRKGNVRVFEGVVFSVPGVIGSILGAYFGYLTTGSLILIVFGTVMIFIGLRMIKSKCKENLNETKGSGDSSVVRSKYRINIRIIYTGFLVGLASGFLGIGGGFLIVPALLFSTSMSIISAIGTSLISVGTFGVSTALTYASYGEVDYILSLILLVGGVGGGYIGTLLASKSPRSTLRKVFGVVLIVVAIYIIYRNLLL